Proteins co-encoded in one Bacillus sp. FSL H8-0547 genomic window:
- a CDS encoding VTT domain-containing protein, translating to MKDTLLAWLEESGPFAFLISLLANTAISLLAFVPSVFVTAANLSFFGLINGLILSFSGEVIGVMVSFYVYRKGFRFLSKKTSVHSSSVLKKLSGITEKDAFFVILSLRIFPFVPSGAITLAAACSSVSAGTFLAASFLGKIPAILIEGFAVHQVLNAGWRVQLFLVICSLLILAGIWMKKRMYD from the coding sequence ATGAAAGATACTTTACTTGCCTGGCTTGAGGAAAGCGGTCCTTTCGCCTTTCTTATCAGCCTTCTTGCCAATACAGCAATCAGCCTCCTGGCCTTTGTTCCAAGTGTATTTGTTACGGCGGCAAACCTTTCTTTCTTCGGGCTGATCAACGGACTGATACTTTCCTTCTCGGGTGAAGTCATTGGTGTCATGGTAAGCTTTTATGTCTACAGGAAAGGTTTTCGCTTCTTAAGCAAGAAAACGTCTGTTCACAGCAGCTCCGTATTAAAAAAGCTATCCGGCATAACTGAGAAAGACGCTTTTTTTGTTATCCTTTCCCTGCGGATTTTTCCTTTTGTTCCTTCAGGCGCAATCACACTCGCAGCTGCCTGCAGCAGTGTCAGCGCAGGAACGTTTCTGGCGGCCAGCTTTCTTGGGAAAATACCGGCAATTCTGATAGAGGGCTTCGCAGTGCATCAGGTTTTGAATGCAGGATGGCGCGTGCAGCTCTTTCTTGTGATCTGCTCTCTGCTGATCCTTGCTGGAATTTGGATGAAGAAAAGAATGTACGATTAA
- a CDS encoding LacI family DNA-binding transcriptional regulator: MNRLNEIAKLAGVSVQEAEEVLHEYESNVSEISKARIMQAAETLQYRVPKLSSKPSEKEYSIALAVLDDSSDELENPFFSALRKYAEVYCLKQGIHIREIIRRENISDSKRMADVDGVLVIGRVQNGDSGAIENVSRQSVVLTDWDGGADGDVVSIDLHQMTELVIAHLKEMGHEKIGYIGAPNWGETLKDELMKAGLLSEEHLYLTDPHGTEGYRIMKEASQSGNLADAYIVQSSVMSLAAITALREEGKRIPDEVSIVSFYDVPEAHYFAPSLTTLHVSAEEMAKAALSLLTEKMTNHRDTPLKVLVPATMKMRESTASK; this comes from the coding sequence ATGAATCGGTTAAATGAAATTGCAAAGCTTGCCGGTGTTTCAGTGCAGGAAGCAGAAGAAGTGCTGCATGAGTATGAATCAAACGTATCTGAGATCAGCAAAGCGAGAATTATGCAGGCTGCTGAAACTCTTCAGTATAGAGTTCCCAAGCTTTCCTCAAAACCTTCGGAAAAAGAATACTCCATTGCCTTGGCTGTTTTAGATGATTCATCTGATGAACTTGAAAATCCTTTCTTTTCAGCGCTGCGAAAGTATGCGGAAGTTTATTGTCTCAAGCAGGGCATACATATTCGAGAGATTATACGCAGAGAAAATATATCTGACAGTAAAAGAATGGCAGATGTTGATGGGGTTCTTGTGATTGGCAGGGTACAAAATGGCGACAGTGGCGCTATTGAAAATGTGTCCCGCCAGTCAGTTGTTTTAACTGACTGGGATGGAGGGGCTGACGGTGATGTTGTCAGCATTGACCTGCATCAAATGACTGAACTGGTGATTGCCCATCTGAAGGAGATGGGGCATGAAAAAATCGGGTACATTGGTGCACCGAACTGGGGAGAGACCTTAAAAGATGAGCTTATGAAAGCAGGCCTGCTCTCTGAGGAACATTTGTATTTGACAGACCCGCACGGAACAGAAGGGTACCGGATTATGAAAGAGGCATCTCAGAGCGGAAACCTGGCCGACGCCTATATTGTTCAAAGCAGCGTCATGTCGCTTGCAGCCATCACGGCACTGAGAGAAGAGGGAAAAAGGATACCTGATGAAGTGTCGATTGTCAGCTTTTATGATGTGCCTGAAGCTCATTATTTTGCCCCATCCCTGACAACGCTTCACGTTTCTGCTGAGGAAATGGCGAAAGCTGCCTTGTCACTTCTCACGGAAAAAATGACAAATCACAGGGATACTCCGTTAAAAGTGCTTGTTCCGGCAACGATGAAAATGAGAGAATCTACTGCATCAAAATGA
- a CDS encoding YueI family protein, whose amino-acid sequence MSDEQIDLYLQQGIYGTPETKPEERNKFLGTLRERIELALTNGQVRQKKVYSEAAAAIRLGKGYQLLLNGTIAYSDLSKYIKLANEAEQPFTIVSDQKDTKIGLIVAAEHAIDKEFIFVEDSIYKKSFS is encoded by the coding sequence ATGTCAGACGAGCAGATTGACCTCTACTTACAGCAGGGGATCTACGGTACCCCTGAGACGAAACCGGAAGAAAGAAATAAATTTCTTGGCACTCTGAGAGAAAGAATTGAACTAGCTCTTACAAATGGCCAGGTTAGACAGAAAAAAGTATACAGCGAAGCCGCAGCCGCCATCAGGCTCGGAAAAGGATATCAGCTGCTTTTAAACGGAACCATTGCTTATTCAGACCTTTCAAAATATATTAAGCTTGCAAATGAAGCAGAACAGCCATTTACCATTGTAAGTGATCAGAAGGATACAAAAATAGGCCTGATTGTTGCTGCTGAACATGCCATCGATAAAGAATTTATTTTTGTTGAAGACTCTATATATAAGAAATCTTTTTCTTAA
- a CDS encoding helix-turn-helix domain-containing protein, protein MKKHELISALSGKILSIRTESGYTQEEMAEVLGLSKKTLVQIEKGRQEASWATIVVLCTLFRDNAALHSAIGGDPLDVVQLVAHQKIHSRKEKTMGGKVWWRDIASSSKYKMQQNIISFHYRIIDHDDYRWFSSFDKDELDRKWAELTGDSPGKTRQ, encoded by the coding sequence ATGAAAAAGCATGAACTGATTTCCGCACTATCAGGCAAAATTCTTTCCATCCGTACAGAAAGCGGTTATACACAAGAAGAAATGGCTGAAGTGCTCGGCCTATCCAAAAAAACACTTGTGCAAATTGAAAAAGGGCGGCAGGAAGCATCCTGGGCAACAATCGTCGTTCTCTGCACCCTTTTCAGAGACAACGCCGCACTTCATTCCGCAATCGGCGGGGATCCTCTGGATGTCGTTCAGCTGGTTGCCCACCAGAAAATTCATTCCCGCAAAGAGAAGACGATGGGAGGGAAAGTCTGGTGGAGGGATATTGCAAGCAGCAGCAAGTATAAAATGCAGCAAAACATTATCAGTTTTCACTACAGAATCATTGACCATGATGATTACCGCTGGTTTTCCTCTTTCGATAAAGACGAATTGGACAGAAAATGGGCCGAATTGACGGGTGATTCTCCCGGAAAAACGCGCCAATAA
- a CDS encoding spore germination protein yields the protein MPAFVGPILIHDVRSSGAVSVGDVFALSPKHTDKVFFGAGGLNTGDFNVITSDKNATNLFDFDLIDQTKAFNG from the coding sequence ATGCCGGCATTTGTGGGACCGATTTTAATTCACGATGTAAGAAGCAGCGGGGCTGTCAGTGTGGGAGATGTTTTTGCTTTGTCGCCAAAGCATACGGATAAAGTGTTTTTCGGGGCAGGCGGTTTGAATACCGGAGACTTCAATGTGATAACGAGTGATAAAAATGCAACAAATCTTTTTGATTTTGATTTAATCGATCAGACAAAGGCATTTAACGGATAA
- a CDS encoding MerR family transcriptional regulator produces MYRIGEVARLANVSKRTIDYYTQIGLLHADRTSGSNYRLYSEQALDDIHFIEECKLFNMCLQDIKDRLELKRSQTNEEDKLLKQAEILASHMKQLDHEIKELKPIFDKLNGENQEMIASRISPQRMALIQSLMVLLH; encoded by the coding sequence TTGTATCGAATTGGCGAGGTAGCAAGGCTTGCGAATGTTTCTAAGAGAACGATAGATTACTACACTCAAATTGGACTGCTCCATGCGGACCGTACGTCTGGGTCCAATTATCGCCTCTATTCGGAACAGGCGCTGGATGATATTCACTTCATTGAAGAATGCAAGCTCTTCAATATGTGCCTTCAGGATATTAAAGATAGACTGGAGCTGAAACGAAGCCAGACAAATGAAGAAGATAAGCTTTTGAAACAAGCTGAAATTCTTGCTTCTCATATGAAGCAGCTGGACCATGAAATAAAAGAATTAAAGCCGATATTTGATAAATTAAACGGCGAAAACCAGGAGATGATCGCGAGCCGTATTTCTCCGCAGAGAATGGCACTCATACAGTCTTTAATGGTTTTGCTTCATTAA
- a CDS encoding (S)-benzoin forming benzil reductase, producing the protein MNTTIITGASRGLGEAIVKQLLSPGHHIIYLSRSENHSLRQLAFEKDAVLQFVPCDLSNAHQTEAAITEVFEKINWDAAEQLTLINNAGTVHPMKPVGKAEVSEIEAHIQLNLTAPMVLSHAFAAKTKDLPVKKTVVNISSGAANYSLFGWSAYSSSKAGLDMFTKSFGLEQKQENHPITVLSFSPGIMDTEMQGNIRSTKPEDFADVARFQEYHKTGKLRSADFVAGVLLNLLGEEPENGRIYDIKEFL; encoded by the coding sequence ATGAACACTACGATTATTACAGGAGCTTCAAGAGGACTCGGGGAAGCAATTGTCAAACAGCTTCTATCACCCGGCCATCACATCATTTATCTCTCGCGTTCAGAAAACCATTCCCTGCGGCAGCTTGCATTTGAAAAAGACGCTGTTCTTCAATTCGTTCCGTGCGATCTGTCTAATGCTCATCAAACTGAAGCAGCGATTACGGAAGTATTTGAAAAAATCAATTGGGATGCTGCCGAACAGCTGACGCTTATTAACAATGCGGGAACGGTTCATCCAATGAAGCCTGTAGGAAAAGCGGAAGTGTCTGAAATTGAAGCGCACATTCAGCTTAATTTGACAGCTCCGATGGTTTTAAGCCATGCTTTCGCAGCGAAAACAAAAGATCTTCCCGTGAAAAAAACAGTTGTAAACATATCTTCCGGTGCAGCGAATTATTCATTGTTCGGATGGAGTGCCTACTCCAGCTCAAAAGCGGGCCTTGACATGTTTACAAAATCTTTCGGTCTTGAACAGAAGCAGGAGAACCATCCTATTACCGTTCTATCCTTCTCGCCGGGCATCATGGATACAGAGATGCAGGGGAATATTCGAAGCACAAAGCCTGAGGATTTTGCGGATGTGGCAAGGTTTCAGGAGTATCATAAAACAGGAAAGCTCAGGTCAGCGGATTTTGTTGCAGGCGTCCTCCTGAATCTGCTTGGAGAAGAGCCTGAAAACGGCAGAATTTATGATATCAAAGAATTTCTATAA
- a CDS encoding HD domain-containing protein — protein MRNVTLTEVYSHPIAQKYLQRSGLAHAIAVTCHAYKLAVKYGVNPDLATKAALLHDIGHYEWYTDGEWDYEKYKENDIHAIKGAERAHKLLIRLGENPQSAKEIALAILLHTDSYLPEGSLNQSTLQKVVRLADEMDEEPGGGHHYRKINEVTALKTIQMLDEKIDRLPNSSLKESV, from the coding sequence ATGCGAAATGTCACTTTGACAGAGGTTTATTCCCATCCGATTGCTCAAAAATATCTGCAGCGTTCAGGCTTAGCGCATGCAATTGCAGTAACCTGTCATGCATATAAATTAGCGGTAAAATACGGGGTGAATCCTGATTTAGCGACGAAAGCAGCCCTTCTCCATGATATTGGACATTATGAATGGTATACAGACGGAGAATGGGATTATGAAAAGTACAAAGAAAACGATATTCATGCCATTAAAGGGGCAGAACGCGCCCATAAATTGTTAATTCGCCTGGGAGAAAATCCCCAGTCTGCAAAAGAGATTGCCCTTGCAATCCTGCTTCATACAGATTCCTATCTTCCTGAAGGTTCATTGAACCAAAGCACGCTTCAGAAAGTTGTCAGATTAGCGGATGAAATGGATGAAGAGCCGGGCGGAGGGCATCACTACCGTAAAATAAATGAAGTGACAGCGCTCAAGACCATTCAAATGCTGGATGAAAAAATAGACCGGCTGCCGAATTCTTCATTAAAAGAATCCGTTTAA
- a CDS encoding molybdopterin-dependent oxidoreductase yields MHPYVEKKDGVFPSVCSLDCPDQCGLLVHKKNGKIMKIDGDPNHPVTMGSICNKVRHMAERIYDVKRLEYPLKRTGKKGEKQFERISWEEALNTISSKWKSLIETDGPESILPYSFYGNMGNLSAEGMDRRFFNRLGASRLDRTICQAAGSEGYKYTMGGSFGIDPEDTIHTKLFIFWGINAVSTNMHQMTLAQKARKQGAKIVVIDVHKNQTGRMADWFIPILPGTDSALALGMMHILFKEGLTDEDFLRKYTVGHEALLEHVKQYDPHTVSELTGVPAEDLIKLARMYGEVSPSCIRIGNGLQHHDNGGMCIRTIACLPALTGQWMHRGGGAIKGNSGFLAFNKNALQRPDLLKNKQTRTINMNLIGEELLSADPPIQSMFVYGSNPAVVAPESGKVKKGLMRENLFLVVHDLFLTETAAYADIVLPASSAFENTDFYTSYWHHYIHLQEPVIEKFGESKSNTEVFRLLAEKMGFTEQAFKDTDAEMINQALNHTHNPYLENVTFDELAEKKWIKAGVKPLFPGKLNTPSGKIELYSDAMEKAGYPPLPVYTPLVKESELPFLFVPGPNHNFLNSTFSNNQKHVSLEKTPVVHINKKDAEEAGLSDGDTAVIWNGRGECELTVAAGENVLPGVLVTQGLWAEDPVKKQLVNVLTPDRLSDMGKGAVFFSGRVGIKKKERP; encoded by the coding sequence ATGCATCCCTATGTCGAAAAAAAGGATGGCGTTTTTCCAAGTGTGTGTTCGCTTGACTGCCCTGATCAGTGCGGGCTCCTGGTGCACAAAAAGAACGGTAAAATTATGAAAATTGACGGTGATCCAAATCATCCTGTCACAATGGGCAGCATCTGCAATAAAGTGAGGCACATGGCTGAACGAATTTATGATGTGAAACGTCTCGAGTATCCCCTTAAACGAACAGGAAAAAAAGGCGAAAAGCAATTTGAGCGCATTTCATGGGAAGAAGCATTGAACACCATTTCATCTAAATGGAAAAGTCTGATCGAAACGGATGGTCCTGAGAGTATTCTCCCATACAGCTTCTACGGCAATATGGGGAATTTAAGCGCTGAGGGGATGGACCGGCGCTTTTTTAACAGGCTTGGGGCGAGCAGGCTTGACCGGACAATCTGCCAGGCGGCGGGTTCTGAAGGGTATAAATACACCATGGGAGGAAGCTTCGGCATTGACCCGGAAGACACGATTCATACGAAGCTGTTTATTTTCTGGGGGATCAATGCGGTGAGCACGAACATGCACCAGATGACCCTGGCTCAGAAAGCCAGGAAACAAGGCGCCAAAATCGTTGTCATCGATGTTCATAAGAACCAGACAGGCAGAATGGCAGACTGGTTTATTCCCATTTTGCCGGGAACAGACAGCGCGCTGGCACTGGGGATGATGCATATTCTCTTTAAAGAGGGGCTGACAGATGAAGATTTTCTGAGAAAATATACGGTCGGCCATGAAGCTCTGCTGGAACATGTTAAACAATACGATCCGCACACGGTTTCTGAACTGACAGGCGTTCCTGCTGAGGACCTCATAAAACTGGCGAGAATGTACGGGGAAGTGTCCCCGTCCTGTATCCGCATCGGAAACGGGCTGCAGCATCACGATAATGGAGGTATGTGTATTCGGACCATCGCCTGTTTGCCGGCGCTGACCGGCCAGTGGATGCACAGGGGCGGAGGCGCCATTAAGGGCAATTCCGGCTTTCTGGCATTTAATAAAAATGCCCTCCAAAGACCGGATCTTCTTAAAAATAAACAGACAAGAACCATTAATATGAATCTTATAGGCGAAGAGCTTCTTAGCGCCGATCCGCCCATTCAATCAATGTTTGTCTACGGAAGCAACCCTGCGGTTGTGGCGCCGGAATCGGGAAAAGTGAAAAAGGGACTCATGCGGGAAAACTTGTTTCTTGTCGTCCACGATCTTTTTCTCACAGAGACTGCTGCTTATGCAGACATTGTGCTGCCGGCTTCATCCGCTTTTGAAAATACGGATTTCTATACCTCCTACTGGCATCACTATATTCATTTGCAGGAACCGGTTATTGAGAAATTCGGAGAGTCAAAGTCAAATACGGAAGTGTTCCGTCTTCTTGCAGAAAAAATGGGATTCACTGAACAGGCGTTTAAAGATACAGATGCAGAGATGATCAATCAGGCGCTAAACCATACTCATAACCCCTACTTGGAAAACGTGACATTTGATGAACTGGCTGAAAAGAAATGGATAAAGGCCGGCGTAAAACCTTTATTTCCAGGGAAGCTGAATACGCCAAGCGGGAAAATCGAGCTCTATTCAGACGCAATGGAAAAAGCCGGCTACCCGCCGCTGCCTGTGTATACTCCGCTTGTAAAAGAGAGTGAACTTCCCTTTCTTTTTGTGCCCGGACCGAATCATAATTTTCTGAATTCCACATTCTCCAATAATCAAAAACACGTGTCGCTCGAAAAAACGCCAGTAGTCCATATAAATAAAAAGGATGCAGAAGAGGCGGGGCTTTCTGATGGAGATACGGCCGTTATCTGGAACGGGCGGGGAGAGTGCGAGCTGACAGTTGCTGCCGGAGAGAATGTCCTCCCGGGCGTTTTAGTCACACAAGGGCTGTGGGCAGAGGACCCGGTAAAAAAACAGCTTGTGAATGTCCTGACGCCAGACAGGCTGTCTGATATGGGAAAAGGAGCTGTCTTCTTCTCTGGAAGAGTCGGCATAAAAAAGAAAGAACGTCCTTAG
- the hpaB gene encoding 4-hydroxyphenylacetate 3-monooxygenase, oxygenase component: protein MSAISGKDYLQRMAALKPNVWLKGQPIEKPLFMHPVYKGAMQTKASLYDLQVQKENLGFMTFPSPFTGEPAGMSYLEPKTAEDLKKRRRMIETWAKATCGMMGRSPDYMNTALMSLSAAASIAGSQDEEFAENLRNMYRKALEQDLSFTHSFINPQVNRSLYYTEETRQPIAAKIVKKTADGLVIKGARLLATEGGMTDEVLIFPSGGNNLSDDYAFAFSIPANTPGLKFICREPFHSGESSFNYPLSSRFDEMDTLLVFEDVLVPWERVFFYHRQDIAFKLFTQSGFAPHALHQVVTRQIVKLQFLIGLAQVMINSLEVTAYEHIQLKMSEMILGLESMEALLLRSEAEAKVDTFGTMTPSSHSLYAAVTLFSKLYPHYISLLQQIGAGGLMVLPSEEDFASPIGKDIEQYLQGAAVDAKTKTKLFRLAWELTMSSFGTRQTHYERYFFGDPIRLAKNIYSSYSREKYMDRVKDFLEKAEERP, encoded by the coding sequence ATGTCTGCGATATCAGGGAAAGATTACTTGCAGCGTATGGCGGCATTAAAACCAAATGTATGGCTAAAAGGACAGCCGATTGAGAAGCCTCTATTTATGCACCCTGTATATAAAGGTGCCATGCAGACAAAGGCTTCTCTATATGATTTACAGGTGCAGAAGGAAAACCTCGGCTTTATGACATTTCCTTCTCCGTTTACTGGAGAGCCGGCAGGGATGTCCTACCTGGAGCCGAAAACGGCTGAAGACTTAAAAAAAAGACGGCGGATGATTGAGACTTGGGCAAAAGCTACCTGCGGCATGATGGGAAGAAGTCCCGACTATATGAATACCGCCTTAATGTCGCTTTCCGCTGCTGCTTCCATTGCCGGCTCTCAGGATGAGGAGTTTGCTGAGAATTTAAGGAACATGTACCGCAAGGCGCTTGAGCAGGACTTATCTTTTACCCACAGCTTTATTAATCCGCAAGTGAACCGCTCTTTGTATTATACAGAAGAAACACGACAGCCGATTGCAGCTAAAATCGTCAAAAAAACGGCTGACGGCCTTGTCATAAAAGGGGCAAGACTGCTTGCAACTGAAGGCGGAATGACGGATGAGGTGCTGATATTCCCTTCAGGCGGAAACAATTTAAGCGATGATTATGCGTTTGCCTTCAGTATTCCTGCCAATACACCCGGACTGAAGTTTATTTGCCGCGAGCCATTTCACTCAGGAGAATCCTCCTTTAATTATCCTCTTTCATCCCGGTTTGATGAAATGGATACTCTGCTTGTGTTTGAGGATGTTCTCGTGCCGTGGGAACGGGTCTTTTTCTATCATAGACAGGACATTGCTTTTAAACTTTTCACTCAGAGCGGTTTTGCACCGCACGCGCTTCATCAAGTCGTCACAAGACAGATCGTGAAGCTGCAGTTTCTCATTGGGCTTGCCCAGGTGATGATCAATTCTCTTGAAGTGACTGCCTATGAACATATTCAGCTGAAAATGTCTGAAATGATTCTTGGGCTAGAGAGCATGGAGGCACTTCTTCTCCGTTCTGAAGCCGAAGCAAAAGTGGACACTTTCGGAACGATGACGCCAAGTTCACATTCACTCTACGCTGCCGTTACTCTTTTCTCAAAGCTCTATCCGCACTATATCAGCCTCCTTCAGCAGATTGGCGCCGGCGGACTGATGGTGCTGCCTTCAGAAGAAGATTTTGCATCTCCTATCGGAAAGGATATTGAGCAGTATCTTCAGGGGGCAGCAGTTGATGCAAAAACGAAAACAAAGCTGTTCCGCCTTGCATGGGAGCTGACGATGAGTTCATTTGGAACGAGGCAAACCCATTATGAACGGTATTTTTTCGGAGATCCTATAAGGCTTGCTAAAAATATCTACAGCAGCTATTCGAGAGAAAAGTATATGGACAGAGTAAAAGACTTTCTGGAAAAAGCGGAAGAACGCCCTTAA
- a CDS encoding AI-2E family transporter — translation MNRSKVHFWTIEILLLLLIIYVSTKVSFLFQPLIIFASTLFFPILIAGFLFFIFSPVVRLLEKNKVPRGLAILILYLMFIGLIMLVMSTAGPVVSQQITDLFKNFPRYIVEFRQFIMNLSESRWFTWIMTQEYVSIEETISKVEKWLGDLTTSLPESITSSVTKVLGVVTNITLTVITVPFILFYMLKDGHKFPVTAVKILPVAYRREGMKIFEDLYDTLAAYIQGQVLVSLFVGTGCFIGYTLIGLDYALILGIVVAIANIIPYLGPFIGAAPAVIIALLDSPTKALLAAVVVTAVQQIDGNILSPLIIGKRLNTHPLTIILLLIGAGSFGGILGMILAVPTYAVLKAVLLNVIRLIKLRNRYKRETAGTGPVEDETRPPE, via the coding sequence CTGAACAGGTCAAAGGTTCATTTCTGGACCATCGAAATACTATTGCTGCTGCTGATCATTTATGTAAGTACAAAGGTTTCCTTTTTGTTTCAGCCGCTGATTATTTTTGCATCTACACTGTTTTTTCCCATTTTGATTGCGGGCTTTCTCTTTTTTATTTTCAGTCCGGTTGTCAGGCTGCTTGAGAAAAACAAAGTGCCCCGGGGCCTTGCGATTCTGATCCTGTACCTCATGTTTATCGGGCTCATCATGCTGGTCATGTCGACAGCGGGACCGGTTGTATCTCAGCAGATCACAGATTTATTTAAAAATTTCCCCCGGTATATTGTTGAATTCCGGCAGTTTATCATGAATCTGTCTGAATCCAGATGGTTCACCTGGATCATGACTCAGGAGTATGTCTCCATTGAGGAGACGATCTCTAAAGTAGAGAAATGGCTCGGCGATTTAACAACGTCGCTTCCTGAGAGCATTACCTCATCAGTTACAAAGGTGCTGGGGGTTGTCACGAATATCACACTTACTGTGATTACCGTCCCGTTTATTTTGTTTTATATGCTGAAGGACGGGCACAAGTTTCCCGTTACGGCTGTGAAGATCCTTCCGGTTGCCTACAGGCGGGAAGGAATGAAGATTTTCGAAGATCTCTATGACACTCTTGCTGCATACATACAGGGTCAGGTGCTCGTTTCTCTTTTTGTCGGGACAGGCTGTTTTATAGGCTATACGCTGATTGGGCTCGACTATGCACTTATTCTCGGGATTGTTGTAGCAATTGCCAATATTATTCCATATCTCGGACCGTTTATTGGTGCTGCCCCTGCTGTTATCATTGCGCTGCTTGATTCCCCGACAAAAGCGCTGCTTGCCGCGGTTGTTGTAACAGCAGTTCAGCAAATCGATGGAAACATTCTTTCTCCGCTGATCATTGGAAAGAGGCTGAATACACATCCGCTTACGATTATTCTTCTGCTGATCGGTGCAGGAAGCTTTGGCGGCATACTGGGGATGATTCTTGCGGTTCCGACGTATGCTGTTTTGAAAGCCGTGCTGTTAAATGTCATCAGGCTGATAAAGCTTAGAAACCGGTACAAACGGGAAACGGCAGGCACAGGGCCGGTAGAAGATGAAACGAGACCTCCGGAATAA
- a CDS encoding YuzF family protein, which produces MQNQSQVPQMITIVDPYVFQTLQSVLGKTLVIQTVRDSIRGVLKDVKPDHVVLQAGDSTFFIRTQQIVTIMPD; this is translated from the coding sequence ATGCAAAACCAATCACAGGTACCGCAAATGATTACAATAGTGGATCCTTATGTTTTCCAGACTCTCCAAAGCGTGCTCGGAAAAACCCTTGTCATTCAAACGGTCAGAGACAGCATCCGCGGCGTGCTGAAAGATGTAAAGCCGGATCATGTCGTGCTTCAGGCAGGAGATTCAACATTCTTTATCCGCACCCAGCAAATCGTCACAATTATGCCGGATTAA
- a CDS encoding hemolysin family protein, whose amino-acid sequence MDIVNLIFVAILIALTAFFVASEFAIVKIRSSRLDQLIAEGKKGAVAAKKVTTHLDEYLSACQLGITVTALGLGWLGEPTVERLLRPVFDNFSINESLSHVLTFGIAFASVTFLHVVIGELAPKTVAIQKAEAVTLLFAVPLIWFYRIMFPFIWVLNGSARVITGLFGLKPASEHELAHTEEELRIILSESYESGEINQSELKYMNKIFEFDDRVAKEIMVPRTEIVAASVEKSFQENLETMSMEKYTRYPVVNGDKDHVLGMINLKEIFTDIFSLSEEERKKSTIEKYIRPVIQVIESIPIHDLLIKMQKERVHMAILVDEYGGTAGLVTVEDIIEEIVGEIRDEFDQDEVPEVQKKGEGHYLLDGKVLIYEVNNLLGLEIDDADVDTIGGWMLTENIDIKQGESIILDGYEFFTKEMDGHLIRVIEIFKLEEAEEEELLAKES is encoded by the coding sequence TTGGACATAGTTAACTTGATATTCGTGGCGATTTTAATTGCTTTAACAGCTTTTTTCGTTGCATCAGAATTTGCGATTGTTAAAATTCGCAGTTCACGATTGGATCAATTGATTGCAGAAGGCAAAAAAGGGGCAGTTGCTGCCAAAAAGGTAACGACGCATCTGGATGAGTACCTTTCAGCCTGTCAGCTTGGTATTACGGTTACAGCTTTAGGACTTGGTTGGCTTGGTGAACCTACGGTAGAACGTCTTTTGAGACCGGTATTTGATAATTTCAGCATTAACGAATCACTCTCGCACGTTCTAACGTTTGGTATTGCTTTTGCTTCCGTTACGTTTCTTCACGTTGTCATTGGAGAACTTGCTCCTAAAACGGTAGCCATTCAGAAAGCTGAAGCGGTCACATTGCTGTTTGCAGTTCCTTTAATCTGGTTTTACCGTATTATGTTCCCGTTTATCTGGGTATTGAACGGATCGGCTCGTGTCATTACGGGACTTTTTGGATTAAAGCCTGCCTCTGAGCATGAGCTTGCCCATACTGAGGAAGAACTGCGCATCATTCTTTCCGAAAGTTATGAGAGCGGGGAAATCAACCAATCTGAACTGAAGTACATGAATAAAATTTTCGAATTTGACGATCGTGTCGCAAAAGAAATTATGGTGCCGCGTACAGAAATTGTAGCTGCTTCAGTAGAAAAATCGTTCCAAGAAAACCTGGAGACGATGAGTATGGAAAAATACACTCGTTATCCGGTCGTTAACGGAGACAAAGATCACGTCCTTGGCATGATTAACCTTAAGGAGATCTTTACCGATATTTTTTCACTTTCTGAAGAGGAACGGAAGAAAAGCACGATTGAGAAATATATCCGCCCTGTCATTCAGGTCATTGAGTCGATTCCGATTCATGATTTGCTTATAAAGATGCAGAAAGAACGTGTTCATATGGCAATCCTTGTCGATGAATACGGCGGAACGGCAGGTCTTGTAACGGTTGAGGACATCATTGAAGAAATCGTTGGAGAAATCCGTGATGAGTTCGACCAGGATGAAGTCCCTGAAGTGCAGAAAAAAGGCGAGGGACATTACCTTCTTGACGGCAAAGTTCTTATTTATGAAGTTAATAATCTTCTTGGCCTTGAAATTGATGATGCAGATGTTGATACAATCGGCGGCTGGATGCTCACTGAGAATATCGATATTAAACAGGGTGAAAGCATCATACTCGATGGCTATGAATTCTTCACAAAAGAAATGGATGGCCACTTGATCCGTGTCATCGAAATCTTTAAGCTTGAAGAAGCAGAAGAAGAAGAACTACTTGCAAAAGAGAGCTGA